In one window of Mesorhizobium sp. B2-1-1 DNA:
- a CDS encoding prepilin peptidase: MLEALIFVVFPFCMLFAAISDMLSMTIANRVPVLLVVVFALVAPLTGMEWAAYGWHFAAGALVLAATFGLFAMGGMGGGDAKLLAATAVWMGLNIQLVEYLVVSTFIGGLLTLAILVYRKSPLAVFTGRNPFLRHFADETTGVPYGIALGLGGLLTYPDSPLMVWALARLAA; encoded by the coding sequence ATGCTTGAAGCCCTGATCTTCGTCGTCTTCCCGTTCTGCATGCTGTTCGCCGCGATCTCCGACATGCTGTCGATGACGATCGCCAATCGCGTGCCGGTGCTGCTCGTCGTCGTCTTCGCGCTGGTTGCGCCGCTGACCGGCATGGAATGGGCGGCCTATGGCTGGCATTTCGCCGCCGGCGCGCTGGTTCTTGCCGCAACGTTCGGCCTCTTTGCAATGGGCGGCATGGGCGGCGGTGATGCCAAGCTGCTGGCCGCGACCGCCGTGTGGATGGGACTCAACATCCAGCTCGTCGAGTATCTCGTGGTCTCGACCTTCATAGGCGGCTTGCTGACGCTTGCCATTCTCGTCTACCGGAAGTCGCCGCTTGCGGTTTTTACCGGCCGCAATCCGTTCCTGCGTCACTTCGCGGACGAGACGACCGGGGTTCCCTACGGCATCGCGCTCGGTTTGGGCGGATTGCTGACCTACCCGGATTCGCCCCTGATGGTCTGGGCGCTGGCCAGGCTGGCGGCCTGA
- a CDS encoding Flp family type IVb pilin, giving the protein MSNLIARFVKDESGATAIEYGLIAALIALAIIVGAGALGNAINAKFEAIGTSLNNVPTP; this is encoded by the coding sequence ATGTCTAATCTCATTGCACGTTTCGTAAAGGACGAATCCGGCGCGACCGCTATCGAATATGGTCTGATCGCCGCCCTCATCGCGCTCGCCATCATCGTCGGCGCCGGCGCGCTTGGCAACGCCATCAACGCCAAGTTCGAAGCTATCGGAACGTCCCTGAACAACGTCCCGACGCCCTGA
- a CDS encoding pilus assembly protein N-terminal domain-containing protein has translation MAEPKSSILIAVLLAAVSFVMPARADTGIEVTMNQAKIVKLSRPADTIVVGNPAIADASVQDASTIVLTGKGFGVTNLVVLDQDGSPIIDEQITVVRQAASSVRIYRRAEVQTMSCTPYCESSYKSEAEKSSEAEMSVSR, from the coding sequence ATGGCCGAGCCGAAATCGTCGATCCTGATTGCCGTGCTTCTTGCCGCCGTGAGCTTTGTCATGCCCGCCAGGGCCGACACCGGCATCGAGGTCACCATGAACCAGGCCAAGATCGTCAAACTGTCGCGCCCCGCCGACACGATCGTGGTCGGCAACCCGGCAATCGCCGACGCGTCCGTGCAGGACGCCTCGACGATCGTGCTGACTGGCAAGGGCTTCGGCGTCACCAACCTCGTCGTCCTCGACCAGGATGGCAGCCCGATCATCGATGAACAGATCACCGTCGTGCGGCAGGCGGCCTCGTCGGTGCGCATCTACCGGCGCGCTGAAGTTCAGACCATGTCCTGCACGCCCTATTGCGAAAGCTCCTACAAGAGCGAAGCCGAAAAATCCTCAGAAGCCGAGATGAGCGTCAGCCGGTAG
- a CDS encoding TadE/TadG family type IV pilus assembly protein, with amino-acid sequence MSIEFVSTSDRKARRARLFARFAGDRRGSTALEFALLALPFAVLVFAILESCISFAGQEVMANITDDIARKLRTGQLRPADVAGDKLKTMICDKLKIIVSQDCPNQLDVDLRAYTTFADAATASFKIENGEIILMQGANSQPFATTPGLAESKNMLRVFYKWPVMTDLLAQSMGGNKTLHFASVTWQNEPFDN; translated from the coding sequence ATGAGCATCGAATTCGTCTCGACAAGCGACCGCAAGGCAAGACGGGCACGGCTTTTCGCACGCTTCGCCGGCGACCGCCGCGGCAGTACGGCACTGGAATTCGCGCTGCTCGCATTGCCGTTCGCGGTTCTTGTCTTCGCCATCCTGGAAAGCTGCATCTCATTTGCCGGCCAGGAAGTTATGGCCAACATCACCGACGACATCGCGCGCAAATTGCGCACCGGGCAGTTGAGACCGGCCGACGTCGCCGGGGACAAGTTGAAGACCATGATCTGCGACAAACTGAAGATCATCGTCTCGCAGGATTGCCCAAATCAGCTGGACGTGGACCTTCGCGCATATACCACGTTCGCCGACGCGGCCACGGCCAGCTTCAAGATCGAGAATGGCGAGATCATCTTGATGCAAGGCGCCAACTCGCAGCCCTTCGCGACCACGCCGGGCCTGGCAGAATCGAAGAACATGCTGCGGGTCTTCTACAAATGGCCCGTCATGACCGATCTTCTGGCTCAGTCGATGGGCGGTAACAAGACACTGCATTTTGCATCGGTGACCTGGCAGAACGAGCCATTCGACAACTGA
- a CDS encoding TadE/TadG family type IV pilus assembly protein gives MMRAGAHPEIAGRWGKWVGFIRDRRGIAAVEFALIVPILLIMYFITMEASQAIETSKKVSRIGSMVADLVTQQPTIVKADLDAIMKIGTSTLQPYNRSKPDITITAIQVTTDTPPRVNVVWSRKVVNGAYSIGTALPATTTVPATLRVAGTFLIRVESKLGYKPIITWSADSSQTAGLTTVFNNISMGETYYLRPRRSLTIPCGDC, from the coding sequence ATGATGCGTGCGGGGGCACATCCAGAAATTGCAGGACGCTGGGGGAAGTGGGTCGGTTTCATACGCGATCGCCGTGGCATCGCGGCGGTCGAGTTCGCTCTCATCGTGCCAATCCTGCTGATCATGTATTTCATCACCATGGAGGCTTCGCAGGCCATCGAGACCAGCAAGAAGGTCAGCCGCATCGGCAGCATGGTCGCGGATCTGGTCACGCAGCAGCCGACCATCGTCAAGGCGGATCTGGATGCCATCATGAAGATCGGCACCTCCACCTTGCAGCCGTACAATCGCTCGAAGCCGGATATCACCATCACGGCAATACAGGTCACAACCGACACGCCGCCCAGGGTGAACGTGGTGTGGTCGCGCAAGGTGGTCAATGGTGCTTACAGTATCGGCACCGCCCTGCCCGCAACCACTACGGTTCCGGCAACGCTCAGGGTCGCAGGCACCTTTCTCATTCGTGTCGAAAGCAAACTTGGTTACAAACCGATCATCACCTGGTCCGCAGACAGCTCACAGACGGCCGGATTGACGACGGTCTTCAACAACATATCGATGGGCGAGACCTATTATCTGCGTCCGCGCAGAAGCCTGACGATCCCCTGCGGCGACTGCTGA